The nucleotide sequence CGGCCAGCGCGCCGTCCACCCCGACGTCCTGAAATGCCTCAAGGAAGTGCTGCATGGTGCCGGCGCCGCCGGAAGCGATCAGCGGAACATGGCAGAGCTCACGTACCTGCCTGAGTTGCGTCAGGTCATAACCATTGCGCACACCGTCCTGATTCATCATGTTCAGTACGATTTCACCGGCGCCGCGTTTCTGCACTTCCTGCACCCACTCGGGTGTTTCCCACTGTGTAACGCGGGTGCGCTTTTCATCGCCGGTGTATTGATTAACATGATAGCGGCCGGTTTCGGCGTCATGCCAGGTATCGATACCAACAACGATGCACTGTACGCCGTAGCGATCCGCCAGCCGCGAGATCAGGTCCGGGTCCGCCAGTGCCGGCGAGTTGATGGAAATTTTGTCCGCGCCGAAAGACAGAATCTGCCCGGCGTCTTCCACGCTTTTGATGCCGCCGGCGACGCAAAATGGAATGTCGATCACTTCCGCCACGCGGGATACCCAGCTTTTATCCACCACCCGGCCGTCGGATGATGCGGTGATATCGTAGAACACCAGCTCATCGGCGCCTTCCTGCGCGTAACGCTGGGCCAGCGGCACGATATCGCCGATAATTTCATGATTACGGAACTGCACGCCTTTCACTACCTGACCGTCGCGTACGTCCAGACATGGGATTATCCGTTTTGCCAGCATGAAATCGCCTCCGTCACGTTGAATTTACCTTCCAGCAAGGCCCGGCCGACAATCACGCCCTGTACGCCGCTGCCGCGTAGAGCGGCGATATCCGCCAGCGAACCAATGCCGCCGGACGCCTGAAACGCCACCTGCGGATAACGGGCGCTGATTTCACGGTACA is from Dickeya dianthicola NCPPB 453 and encodes:
- the hisF gene encoding imidazole glycerol phosphate synthase subunit HisF, producing the protein MLAKRIIPCLDVRDGQVVKGVQFRNHEIIGDIVPLAQRYAQEGADELVFYDITASSDGRVVDKSWVSRVAEVIDIPFCVAGGIKSVEDAGQILSFGADKISINSPALADPDLISRLADRYGVQCIVVGIDTWHDAETGRYHVNQYTGDEKRTRVTQWETPEWVQEVQKRGAGEIVLNMMNQDGVRNGYDLTQLRQVRELCHVPLIASGGAGTMQHFLEAFQDVGVDGALAASVFHKQIINIGELKQFLKQQGVEIRLC